In Campylobacter sp. 2014D-0216, the following proteins share a genomic window:
- a CDS encoding TSUP family transporter translates to MELELTYYVILFFVAAFAGCVDAIVGGGGLITIPALFACGIPPHLALATNKLQSTFGSFTAVLAYRKSMHIEKIALGILFTAIGAAIGTYAVLLINQDAIKIVVLICLILIFFYTIFKPDLGHIHNKAKMSTTSFQIIFGLLLGFYDGFLGPGTGSFWIFACVIFLGFSMKNASINTKILNFTSNIVALAVFLYSYEVLWKVGILMGIGQILGAFIGSKLVLKTQGTFIKKLFLTIVALTIIKVAYDCLA, encoded by the coding sequence ATGGAGCTTGAATTAACTTACTATGTGATTTTATTTTTTGTTGCTGCTTTTGCAGGTTGTGTAGATGCTATCGTAGGTGGTGGTGGGCTTATTACCATACCGGCTTTATTTGCCTGTGGCATTCCCCCGCATTTAGCCTTAGCTACCAATAAACTTCAAAGTACCTTTGGTTCATTTACCGCAGTACTAGCTTATAGAAAATCCATGCATATAGAAAAAATAGCTTTAGGAATTTTATTTACTGCTATTGGTGCTGCTATTGGAACTTATGCAGTTTTACTTATTAATCAAGATGCTATAAAAATTGTTGTTTTAATCTGTCTTATTTTGATCTTTTTTTATACAATTTTCAAACCCGATCTAGGACATATTCACAATAAAGCTAAAATGAGTACCACAAGTTTTCAAATCATCTTTGGTTTATTGCTCGGTTTTTATGATGGTTTTTTAGGTCCTGGTACTGGTTCTTTTTGGATTTTTGCTTGTGTGATATTTCTTGGTTTTAGCATGAAAAATGCTAGTATTAATACCAAAATTTTAAATTTCACTAGCAATATCGTAGCTTTAGCTGTATTTTTATATTCTTATGAAGTGCTTTGGAAAGTTGGAATTTTAATGGGTATAGGTCAAATTCTAGGAGCTTTTATAGGATCAAAATTAGTCTTAAAAACTCAAGGAACTTTTATCAAAAAGCTTTTTTTAACTATAGTTGCTCTAACCATAATCAAAGTTGCTTATGATTGTCTTGCTTAA
- a CDS encoding TIGR02757 family protein: MHIKALLDEAILSKNTQKELFSYPDPLQIASIYKDESIALICALFAYGNAKNIVNFLKKLDFSLLQKADVDIIKECSALKYRFQNSQDIAQIFITLKRIKNEDSIENIFTQGYQKEHDIIQGIQAFMEKVYKVNYYRSYGYEFFFSKEFNYPKSPLKRYNMYLRWMVRKDELDLGLFKNINKKDLLIPLDTHTHKVSLKLKLLKRKIYDFKSVMELTQNLRKLDPTDPVKYDFALYRIGQNKESLWSLN; encoded by the coding sequence ATGCATATTAAAGCTCTTTTAGATGAGGCTATCTTAAGCAAAAACACTCAAAAAGAGCTTTTTTCTTATCCTGATCCTTTGCAAATTGCAAGTATTTATAAAGACGAAAGTATTGCTTTAATTTGTGCCTTATTTGCATATGGAAATGCCAAGAATATTGTCAATTTTCTAAAAAAGCTTGACTTTTCCTTACTACAAAAAGCCGATGTTGACATCATCAAAGAATGCAGTGCATTAAAATATCGCTTTCAAAATTCTCAAGATATCGCACAAATTTTTATCACACTCAAGCGTATAAAAAATGAGGATAGCATTGAAAATATTTTTACCCAAGGCTATCAAAAAGAACATGATATTATTCAAGGTATTCAAGCCTTTATGGAAAAAGTTTACAAAGTCAACTATTACCGAAGTTATGGCTATGAATTTTTCTTCTCTAAAGAATTTAACTACCCCAAATCACCTCTAAAACGCTACAATATGTATCTTAGATGGATGGTGAGAAAAGACGAGCTTGATTTAGGATTATTTAAAAATATCAACAAAAAAGACCTACTTATACCCTTAGATACCCACACACATAAAGTTTCATTGAAACTTAAGCTTTTAAAGCGTAAGATTTATGACTTCAAAAGTGTTATGGAACTTACGCAAAATCTTAGAAAACTAGATCCTACCGATCCTGTTAAATATGATTTTGCTTTATATCGAATCGGACAAAATAAGGAAAGCTTATGGAGCTTGAATTAA
- the flgK gene encoding flagellar hook-associated protein FlgK — protein MGIFDSLYTGVSGIRAAELQINTTGNNIANADAVFYTRQRAVQSSGMSIDRGGLHLGTGTQIDTIKRLHDEHSYYELKNASTQQQYTNYLGQILQEASQRFPDMQGTGILQDYKNYYDAWNNFASNPSDGASKIDLVESANVLTRNIQKTLQDLNKMQQTVNEEIRQTVDEINNIGQEIANINKQLENEEVLPTDNANQLRDKRDELELRLSKLVNAVAWKGKSSQDSTLESTMTDSGRYYDLSIQGFSIVNGSSFHPLKLDNNNPNGFYQIYYEVNDENRYDLTGKISGGQLGAQLDLRGRNYDGNHDTYSDGILQDYKDMLNTFTKTLITQTNNVYAQAATDKVNSDNLNGLKPDTSLMSYDKNIQAGSFDIIIYDNEGKEAAKRTIKIDVNTTIEDVIKQINADIDDNKDSKPGNDLDDYFKAFYHYDGQSDSGNFQINGLKEGYKIAFKDNGTNFPGALNVSSFFNGQDANDINVNSSIRNDPNSLKASSNGVDGNNDVANAMLQLQTQKVNFYNKDGTVDTMTLDGYYRKFTGQIASNAESNNFAHATNTTIFNTAYAEYQSKSGVNTNEELAALIQYQASYGAAAKIVTTVDQMLETLLGLKS, from the coding sequence ATGGGAATTTTTGACAGTTTATATACAGGAGTTAGCGGTATTAGAGCTGCTGAACTTCAAATCAACACCACAGGCAATAACATCGCCAATGCAGATGCGGTTTTTTACACTAGACAAAGAGCTGTACAAAGTTCTGGAATGTCCATTGATAGAGGTGGCTTACACTTAGGAACAGGAACGCAAATTGACACTATCAAAAGATTGCACGATGAGCATTCTTATTATGAGTTAAAAAACGCCTCCACTCAACAACAATACACCAATTACTTGGGGCAAATTCTACAAGAGGCAAGTCAAAGATTTCCTGATATGCAAGGCACTGGTATTTTGCAAGATTATAAAAACTATTATGATGCTTGGAACAACTTCGCTTCTAATCCAAGTGATGGTGCTAGTAAAATTGATCTTGTTGAAAGTGCAAATGTTCTCACAAGAAACATACAAAAAACCTTGCAAGATCTTAATAAAATGCAACAAACTGTCAATGAAGAAATTAGACAAACTGTAGATGAAATCAACAACATCGGTCAAGAAATCGCAAATATCAACAAACAACTTGAAAACGAGGAAGTTTTACCAACTGATAATGCCAACCAACTTAGAGATAAAAGAGATGAACTTGAACTTAGACTTTCAAAACTAGTTAATGCGGTCGCCTGGAAAGGAAAAAGCTCTCAAGATAGCACCTTAGAATCAACCATGACAGATTCAGGAAGATATTATGACTTAAGTATTCAAGGTTTTAGCATTGTCAATGGATCTAGTTTTCACCCTTTAAAACTAGACAACAACAATCCTAATGGTTTTTACCAAATTTATTATGAAGTCAATGATGAAAATCGCTATGATTTAACAGGTAAAATTTCAGGTGGACAACTAGGAGCACAACTAGATCTTAGAGGTAGAAACTATGATGGCAATCATGACACTTACAGTGATGGAATTTTACAAGATTACAAAGATATGTTAAATACTTTTACAAAAACACTCATCACACAAACTAATAATGTCTACGCTCAAGCAGCAACTGACAAGGTAAACTCAGACAATCTAAATGGTCTAAAACCTGATACATCTTTGATGAGTTATGATAAAAACATTCAAGCAGGTAGTTTTGATATTATCATATACGACAATGAAGGTAAAGAAGCAGCCAAAAGAACCATAAAAATCGATGTCAATACCACCATAGAAGATGTGATCAAACAAATCAATGCTGATATCGATGATAATAAAGATAGTAAACCAGGCAATGATTTAGATGATTATTTTAAAGCCTTTTACCATTATGATGGTCAAAGCGATAGTGGAAATTTCCAAATCAATGGCTTAAAAGAAGGCTATAAAATAGCTTTTAAAGACAATGGAACTAATTTTCCTGGCGCTTTGAATGTATCTTCGTTTTTTAATGGTCAAGATGCAAATGATATTAATGTCAACTCAAGCATTAGAAACGATCCAAATAGCCTAAAAGCAAGCTCAAATGGTGTTGATGGTAATAACGATGTAGCAAATGCAATGTTGCAACTACAAACCCAAAAAGTTAATTTCTACAACAAAGATGGCACTGTAGACACCATGACTTTAGATGGTTATTATAGAAAATTTACAGGTCAAATTGCTTCAAATGCAGAAAGCAATAATTTTGCACATGCAACCAACACAACCATTTTTAACACAGCATATGCAGAGTATCAATCCAAAAGCGGAGTAAATACCAACGAAGAATTAGCAGCACTTATACAATACCAAGCAAGCTACGGTGCTGCAGCTAAAATCGTAACCACTGTTGATCAAATGCTTGAAACCTTACTTGGCTTAAAATCTTAA
- the flgN gene encoding flagellar export chaperone FlgN, with protein sequence MVKQYLDETNSILEKLINLTLEDIAQIQTANHKHVSQSIEDKTKLVSDFQLAKKNLDKALVDLSNQGNNKGLDELLDEEDKEKLALLKQNLNTLHQKNKEYAKLVLIIKNFYDNLLNTMFEQSGTNNAYGDQKTIPDSLFKINV encoded by the coding sequence ATGGTTAAACAATACTTAGACGAAACAAATTCTATTTTAGAAAAACTCATCAATCTTACTCTAGAAGATATTGCTCAAATTCAAACTGCTAACCACAAACATGTAAGTCAAAGCATTGAAGATAAAACTAAACTTGTGAGCGATTTTCAACTTGCTAAAAAAAATCTTGATAAAGCCCTAGTAGATCTTAGCAATCAAGGTAACAACAAAGGCTTAGATGAACTTTTAGATGAAGAGGATAAAGAAAAATTAGCACTCTTAAAGCAAAATTTAAATACCTTGCACCAAAAAAACAAAGAATACGCTAAATTAGTACTCATCATTAAAAACTTTTATGACAATCTTTTAAACACGATGTTTGAACAAAGTGGAACAAATAATGCTTATGGAGATCAAAAAACTATTCCAGATTCACTATTTAAGATCAATGTTTAA
- a CDS encoding rod-binding protein, which yields MRVDNYLASKNYSSELYESITKNNNSYKAAKNYADSAFKNDLTHIQALNDEDKALKEQTDAFEAFLIKSVLDISLKQENSLFGKDASDEIYSSMYNDTMSKALSGGLGFSKLLFDYLKERG from the coding sequence ATGAGAGTGGATAATTACTTAGCGAGTAAAAATTATAGCAGTGAGCTTTATGAAAGCATTACCAAAAACAACAATAGCTACAAAGCTGCTAAAAACTATGCAGATAGTGCTTTTAAAAATGATTTAACTCATATACAAGCATTAAATGATGAAGATAAAGCTTTAAAAGAACAAACTGATGCTTTTGAAGCTTTTTTAATCAAAAGTGTTTTGGATATTTCTTTAAAACAAGAAAATTCTTTATTTGGAAAAGATGCAAGCGATGAAATCTATTCATCTATGTATAATGATACTATGAGTAAAGCATTAAGCGGGGGGTTAGGTTTTTCAAAATTATTATTTGATTATTTAAAAGAAAGGGGTTAA
- a CDS encoding flagellar basal body P-ring protein FlgI, whose product MRILFLSLALSLSVFAATIKELTNVVGVRDNQLIGYGLVVGLNGSGDGTSSEFTLQSISNMLQGMNVKVSPGDIKSKNTAAVMVTAKLPAFARSGDKLDVSVASLGDAKSLQGGTLLMTALKGVDGEIYAVAQGSLAIGGLSPRPGAAGTHSTSANVINGAVVEREIPQNFSQTDDLILSLKDADFKTANNIERVLNTIFDADIAKALDSRTIKLTKPEEFSHVEFMARVLEQDIAYTPESKVIIDERTGTIVAGVNIEVEPILITHKDITIKIDPNNTVALGQNEIDMKDGGILDPVSNTLKITNNKTTVANIARMLNKLGAAPNDIIAIMQNLKRAGAISAELEVI is encoded by the coding sequence ATGAGAATATTATTTTTAAGCTTAGCACTAAGTTTAAGTGTTTTTGCTGCCACTATTAAAGAACTTACCAATGTAGTAGGTGTTAGAGATAACCAGCTTATAGGATATGGTTTGGTTGTGGGTTTAAATGGAAGCGGAGACGGCACAAGTAGTGAATTTACCCTACAATCAATCTCAAATATGCTTCAAGGTATGAATGTAAAAGTTAGCCCAGGCGATATAAAATCAAAAAACACAGCAGCTGTAATGGTTACAGCAAAACTTCCTGCTTTTGCAAGAAGCGGGGATAAACTTGATGTAAGTGTAGCTTCTTTGGGTGATGCAAAGTCTTTACAAGGTGGCACCTTGTTAATGACAGCTCTAAAAGGGGTTGATGGTGAAATTTATGCAGTAGCTCAAGGCTCCTTAGCTATAGGTGGACTTAGCCCAAGACCAGGTGCTGCAGGGACGCATTCAACCTCAGCAAATGTAATCAATGGTGCAGTAGTTGAAAGAGAAATACCTCAAAATTTCAGTCAAACAGATGATCTGATTTTAAGCTTAAAAGATGCTGATTTTAAAACAGCAAACAATATCGAAAGAGTTTTAAACACAATCTTTGATGCAGATATTGCTAAAGCATTAGATTCAAGAACCATTAAACTTACTAAGCCTGAAGAATTTTCTCATGTTGAATTTATGGCAAGAGTATTAGAGCAAGATATCGCTTATACTCCTGAAAGTAAAGTGATTATTGATGAAAGAACTGGAACTATCGTAGCTGGTGTAAATATAGAAGTTGAACCTATATTAATCACCCATAAAGATATCACGATAAAAATTGATCCCAATAATACTGTAGCTTTAGGACAAAATGAAATCGATATGAAAGATGGTGGAATTTTAGATCCTGTATCTAATACTTTAAAAATCACAAACAACAAAACAACCGTAGCAAACATAGCAAGAATGCTTAATAAACTTGGCGCAGCTCCAAATGATATCATAGCTATTATGCAAAATTTAAAAAGAGCTGGTGCAATTAGCGCTGAATTAGAGGTAATATAA
- a CDS encoding RsmD family RNA methyltransferase, which produces MRKNPEYQSVKDFLNSYKEKEKKKSNTKKIPKIYTSIESGIYKGKKILLPSLDTTRSTKSIVKSCVFNVLRFSLQDKVFIEAFGGSALMALEARSNGCLKSYAIEKDKKAYEIASKNASSIDQNTICFHDDTFKKTPQIIQNSQEDIILYLDPPFDIREGFFDIYQKTLQLIENISNTNVKIIIIEHHSTFKTPAAIQNFEKNKERKFGSTTLSFYNLT; this is translated from the coding sequence ATGCGTAAAAATCCAGAATATCAAAGTGTAAAAGATTTTTTAAATTCCTATAAAGAAAAAGAAAAGAAAAAATCTAACACCAAAAAAATACCTAAAATTTACACTAGCATAGAAAGCGGAATTTACAAGGGTAAAAAAATTCTACTTCCTAGTTTAGATACCACAAGAAGCACCAAAAGTATAGTAAAATCTTGTGTTTTCAATGTCTTACGTTTTTCATTGCAAGATAAGGTTTTTATAGAAGCTTTTGGCGGAAGTGCTTTAATGGCACTAGAAGCAAGAAGTAATGGTTGCTTAAAAAGTTATGCTATAGAAAAAGACAAAAAAGCTTACGAGATTGCTTCCAAAAACGCTTCTAGTATTGATCAAAATACCATTTGTTTTCACGATGATACTTTCAAAAAAACTCCTCAAATCATTCAAAATTCTCAAGAGGATATCATTTTATACCTTGATCCACCTTTTGATATTAGAGAAGGTTTTTTTGACATCTATCAAAAAACACTTCAGTTAATAGAAAACATCTCAAACACCAATGTAAAAATCATCATCATAGAACACCATAGCACTTTTAAAACACCTGCTGCTATACAAAATTTTGAAAAAAATAAAGAAAGAAAATTTGGCTCAACTACCCTAAGTTTTTATAATCTTACTTGA
- a CDS encoding ornithine carbamoyltransferase: MKIALECKDLILEKTLEVALKDFLVLKKDCDFLVCDEKINTQKPQFIINKKSNFLTLPFSMEELLNALNDFNASLQNIAYKIAMREKKIMNQKCEAILEQLRQESHEKIDALFDLYKAELKNLIKEESNNA; this comes from the coding sequence ATGAAAATCGCTCTTGAATGCAAAGATTTAATTTTAGAAAAAACTCTAGAAGTTGCTTTAAAAGATTTTTTAGTTTTAAAGAAAGATTGTGATTTTTTAGTATGTGATGAAAAAATTAACACACAAAAGCCACAATTTATCATCAATAAAAAATCCAACTTCCTAACCTTACCTTTTAGTATGGAAGAGTTACTCAATGCTTTAAATGATTTTAATGCAAGCTTGCAAAATATTGCCTACAAAATAGCAATGCGTGAGAAAAAAATCATGAATCAAAAATGCGAAGCTATCTTAGAACAATTACGTCAAGAAAGTCACGAAAAAATCGATGCATTGTTTGATCTTTACAAAGCAGAACTTAAAAATCTCATCAAAGAAGAAAGCAATAATGCGTAA
- a CDS encoding HdrB C-terminal domain-containing protein — protein sequence MYKIYTNNNNDLFCYFDIIKNALDIVGVESSLCEKPLGKNYFIIDYDPKDILDEYSRMMNEDNIAACEYGSYEIMSKIEPIQYAPRIFLDHLKQEHIKHFFDQFNIGVYQGFSDAECSLELAQILKANTIDFERKYKSCGYSFLNLNTELAYKCAASIVLDAYDSGCDFLVVEDFYSFYMFDKCAKELQVSSNRNFEDFYILSFAELANLALGIVPYTLKKHKLKVSLINENRS from the coding sequence ATGTATAAAATCTACACCAATAACAACAATGACTTGTTTTGTTATTTTGATATTATCAAAAATGCTTTAGATATAGTCGGCGTTGAAAGTTCACTTTGCGAAAAACCCTTAGGAAAAAATTATTTTATTATTGATTATGATCCAAAAGATATCTTAGATGAATATTCTAGAATGATGAATGAAGACAATATCGCAGCATGCGAGTATGGATCTTATGAAATTATGAGTAAAATCGAACCAATTCAATATGCTCCAAGAATATTTTTAGATCATCTTAAACAAGAGCATATTAAACACTTTTTTGATCAATTTAATATAGGTGTATATCAAGGATTTTCAGACGCGGAGTGCTCTTTGGAATTGGCCCAAATTCTCAAGGCTAATACGATTGATTTTGAAAGAAAATACAAAAGCTGTGGTTATAGTTTTTTAAATTTAAACACAGAGCTAGCATATAAATGCGCCGCCTCTATTGTGCTAGATGCATATGATAGCGGATGTGATTTTTTAGTAGTGGAAGACTTTTACTCTTTTTATATGTTTGATAAATGCGCAAAAGAACTACAAGTAAGCTCAAATAGAAATTTTGAAGATTTTTATATTTTAAGCTTTGCAGAACTTGCAAATTTAGCCCTAGGTATAGTACCATACACTTTAAAAAAACATAAATTAAAAGTGAGTTTAATCAATGAAAATCGCTCTTGA
- a CDS encoding DUF5644 domain-containing protein, with protein MQITLRIFRFDKNSDYLAYYKPYVYDSKNFNSVFDILTQVKKDDIYFDFEENPESCIKVNQVSIRQRRNLNNIIERFGNELIIEPLDTKRAIKDLIMDKSDFLEKLELFKDLIDTHDVELYKQYDFLYYTSEVREFLPEYLGDSFFIFAYKMLLKYPEKTPQFLKLVADEEKGIYYHTKFKNFISSNELDYESYINELKMMLVKTGLARSIF; from the coding sequence ATGCAAATAACTTTAAGAATTTTTCGTTTTGATAAAAACAGTGATTATCTAGCCTACTATAAACCCTATGTTTATGATAGCAAAAACTTTAACAGCGTTTTTGATATCTTAACACAGGTAAAAAAAGATGATATATATTTTGACTTTGAAGAAAATCCAGAAAGTTGCATTAAAGTCAATCAAGTTTCCATTAGACAAAGAAGAAACCTAAACAATATCATCGAAAGATTTGGCAATGAACTTATCATAGAACCGCTAGATACCAAAAGGGCTATAAAAGATTTGATCATGGATAAAAGCGATTTTTTAGAAAAGCTAGAGCTTTTTAAAGATCTAATTGACACTCACGATGTAGAGTTATACAAACAGTATGATTTTTTATATTATACAAGCGAAGTGAGAGAATTTTTACCTGAGTATTTAGGTGATAGTTTCTTTATCTTTGCATACAAAATGCTACTAAAATATCCAGAAAAAACACCACAATTTCTTAAACTTGTAGCAGATGAAGAAAAAGGAATTTACTACCATACAAAATTTAAAAATTTCATTTCTTCTAATGAGTTAGATTATGAATCCTACATCAATGAACTAAAAATGATGCTTGTAAAAACAGGCCTTGCGAGAAGTATTTTTTAA
- a CDS encoding thiamine-phosphate kinase: MDKEKRIISAFANSINGDDGAIVDGYCYSKDLFCEDIHFKRSWMSLEQIGAKAMLVNISDAIVMNATPKYALLGLSLPKCLDMKQIKSLQKGLLDTAKEFGVQIIGGDTTASDKINISITIISKVNQKAIFRKGLKRGDLLAFSGKLGDSLKGLNILFRGGKLHSKHRFIKPKLRQNFFYDIAKKVRVSMDISDGLNKDLSRMLFLNHLGVKFLKKIDRLSLNSGEEYEILFAFDKKHKALIQNLAKKHRVKLNIFAKTTTGRYKFYGREHHF; this comes from the coding sequence ATGGATAAAGAAAAAAGAATCATAAGTGCTTTTGCAAATTCTATCAATGGTGATGATGGTGCTATTGTAGATGGATATTGTTATTCTAAGGATTTGTTTTGCGAAGATATTCATTTTAAGCGTTCTTGGATGAGTTTAGAGCAAATTGGTGCAAAAGCAATGCTAGTGAATATCTCTGATGCTATCGTGATGAATGCTACTCCAAAATACGCTCTTTTGGGTCTTTCTTTACCAAAGTGTTTAGATATGAAACAAATTAAGTCTTTACAAAAAGGCTTGTTGGATACTGCTAAAGAATTTGGAGTGCAAATCATAGGCGGTGATACAACTGCTAGCGATAAGATTAATATTAGTATTACTATCATTTCAAAAGTTAATCAAAAGGCAATTTTTAGGAAAGGTTTAAAACGAGGAGATTTGCTTGCTTTTAGTGGAAAATTAGGAGATAGTTTAAAAGGTTTAAATATTTTATTTCGAGGTGGAAAATTGCATTCAAAACACCGTTTTATAAAGCCTAAATTAAGACAAAATTTTTTTTATGATATTGCAAAAAAAGTAAGAGTAAGTATGGATATTTCAGATGGTTTAAATAAAGATCTTTCGAGAATGTTATTTTTAAATCATCTTGGTGTAAAATTTCTAAAAAAAATAGACCGACTAAGTTTAAATAGTGGGGAAGAATATGAAATTTTATTCGCATTTGATAAAAAACATAAAGCATTGATACAAAATTTAGCCAAAAAACATAGAGTTAAATTAAATATTTTTGCAAAAACAACCACAGGAAGGTATAAATTTTATGGAAGAGAACATCATTTTTAA
- the truD gene encoding tRNA pseudouridine(13) synthase TruD, whose amino-acid sequence MNFMEENIIFKPLYSLKHTPINVHFSKNSSDFVVRERPLYEFSGKGEHLVLHLQKKDLSTSEALRILSEHSGIKMRDFGYSGLKDKQGLTFQYISMPKKYEESLKNFKHDKMKILDSFYHDNKLRIGHLKGNSFFIRLKKVSKVDALKIDQAFKNIQEQGYANYFGYQRFGKFQDNFLQGLEILKGKKIKNKKMQEFLISAFQSELFNRYLSKRIELSHFVNDFNEKELQQIYALGKDEIKSLKQQKQFFKLLKGDVLGHYPFGKCFICEDLSSELERFYRRDISAMGLLLGSKAFEAGDGLVKKLENEVFSFAYEFKDKMQGSRRFMWSYLQDCKSYYDEEKAHFTLEFFLQKGSYATVVLEEILHTDIFEQTHNI is encoded by the coding sequence ATAAATTTTATGGAAGAGAACATCATTTTTAAACCCTTATATAGTTTAAAGCACACCCCAATTAATGTGCATTTTTCAAAAAATAGCAGTGATTTTGTGGTTAGAGAAAGACCGCTATATGAATTTAGTGGCAAAGGAGAGCATTTAGTACTGCATTTACAAAAAAAAGATCTTAGTACAAGTGAAGCTTTGAGAATTTTGAGTGAACATAGCGGTATTAAGATGAGGGATTTTGGCTATAGTGGTCTAAAAGACAAGCAGGGTTTGACCTTTCAATATATCTCTATGCCTAAAAAATACGAAGAGAGTTTGAAAAATTTTAAACATGATAAAATGAAAATTTTAGACAGTTTTTATCATGATAATAAGCTTAGAATAGGGCATTTAAAAGGAAATTCTTTTTTTATAAGATTAAAAAAAGTTTCCAAAGTAGATGCATTAAAAATTGATCAAGCTTTTAAAAATATCCAAGAGCAAGGCTATGCTAATTATTTTGGGTATCAGCGTTTTGGCAAATTTCAAGACAATTTCTTACAAGGATTAGAGATTTTAAAAGGTAAAAAAATCAAAAATAAAAAAATGCAAGAATTTTTAATTTCTGCTTTTCAAAGTGAACTTTTCAATAGATATTTAAGTAAAAGAATTGAACTTTCACATTTTGTCAATGATTTTAATGAAAAAGAATTGCAACAAATTTATGCATTAGGTAAGGATGAAATTAAAAGCTTAAAACAACAAAAACAATTTTTTAAACTTTTAAAGGGTGATGTTTTGGGGCATTATCCATTTGGCAAGTGCTTTATATGTGAAGATTTATCAAGTGAGTTGGAAAGATTTTACCGAAGAGATATTAGCGCAATGGGGTTGCTACTAGGATCAAAAGCGTTTGAAGCTGGTGATGGTTTAGTGAAAAAGCTAGAGAATGAAGTTTTTTCTTTTGCTTATGAATTTAAAGATAAAATGCAAGGATCAAGACGCTTTATGTGGTCTTATTTGCAAGATTGTAAAAGTTACTATGATGAGGAAAAAGCTCATTTTACTTTAGAGTTTTTCTTGCAAAAAGGCTCATATGCAACGGTGGTCTTGGAGGAAATTTTACACACGGATATCTTTGAGCAAACTCATAATATATAA
- a CDS encoding DUF2325 domain-containing protein has protein sequence MSVLVIGADEITPIKAVLTNLGAKNIEHWDARNENRVNRKPIPQNTECIVMLTSFLNHNTMKKIKTEAKKRNIPLVCAKRSVSCVYCEYCKVFGLDQSYECMKKA, from the coding sequence ATGTCAGTTTTGGTTATCGGTGCGGATGAAATCACTCCAATTAAGGCGGTTTTGACAAATTTAGGTGCAAAAAACATAGAGCATTGGGATGCTAGAAATGAAAATAGGGTTAATAGAAAGCCTATCCCTCAAAATACCGAATGCATAGTTATGCTGACTAGCTTTTTAAATCATAATACTATGAAAAAAATCAAAACAGAGGCAAAAAAGCGCAATATACCTTTAGTATGCGCCAAAAGAAGCGTGAGTTGTGTTTATTGTGAGTATTGTAAGGTATTTGGTTTAGATCAAAGCTATGAATGTATGAAAAAGGCTTGA
- the fldA gene encoding flavodoxin FldA, whose protein sequence is MSVAVIYGSSMGNTEGAANMIAQKLGISDVFNIADIDADKINSYDKLICGTSTWGSGDLQDDWDGFDFSSLSLSGKTVAVFGMGDSESYSDTYCSAMGKLAQALKTAGANLVGAVSTGGYTFESSDAVEGDKFVGLALDNDNHEDLTESRIDTWLEQIKPHFS, encoded by the coding sequence ATGTCAGTAGCAGTAATTTATGGTAGCTCTATGGGCAATACAGAAGGCGCAGCAAATATGATTGCACAAAAATTAGGAATTTCAGATGTATTTAATATCGCAGATATTGATGCAGATAAAATCAATTCTTATGATAAATTAATTTGTGGTACTTCAACTTGGGGAAGTGGAGATCTTCAAGATGATTGGGACGGATTTGATTTTTCATCACTAAGTCTTAGTGGTAAAACAGTTGCGGTTTTTGGTATGGGTGATAGCGAAAGTTATTCAGATACTTACTGCAGTGCTATGGGAAAATTAGCTCAGGCTTTAAAAACTGCGGGTGCAAATTTGGTAGGTGCTGTTTCTACAGGTGGTTATACTTTTGAATCAAGCGATGCAGTAGAAGGTGATAAATTTGTAGGATTAGCTTTAGATAATGATAACCATGAAGATCTAACTGAAAGCAGAATTGATACTTGGTTAGAGCAAATTAAACCTCACTTTTCTTAA